The following proteins are encoded in a genomic region of Myxosarcina sp. GI1:
- a CDS encoding glycosyltransferase family 2 protein: protein MKIHSICIAKNEADIIAQTLNKAIKWCDYIYVVDNGSSDDTWKKILNLSQKYKQIIPYKQDDRTFYDGMRSEVFYNFRSNSQNGDWWCRLDADEFYIDDPRTFLSEIPNQYQAVWAASFQYYFTDKDLECYERSPSSFSNSVPVEQKCRYYLNNWSENRFFKYDLKLVWDKDRGWPYFGAIYPKRIRLKHYQYRSPQQIQQRSLIRLQAGFVHEAQILSTCKKSPNSLSPFATKLLPSYIKDIWKKRIVKASELNFDYHNDVYLMREDLMPPLPKTYFPHIENKFRYLKKYINKTTLNKFRFLLGYLFSSKNKDRLQSKND, encoded by the coding sequence ATGAAAATTCATAGTATTTGTATCGCTAAGAATGAAGCAGATATCATTGCTCAAACTTTAAACAAGGCCATAAAGTGGTGCGACTATATCTATGTGGTTGATAATGGCAGCAGCGATGACACATGGAAAAAAATACTAAATCTTTCACAAAAGTATAAGCAGATTATTCCTTACAAGCAAGACGATCGTACATTTTACGATGGCATGCGTAGTGAAGTATTTTATAATTTCCGCAGTAACAGTCAAAATGGTGATTGGTGGTGTCGTCTTGATGCGGATGAATTCTACATTGACGATCCTCGTACATTCTTAAGCGAAATACCAAATCAGTATCAAGCAGTGTGGGCTGCTAGTTTCCAGTATTATTTTACTGATAAAGATTTAGAGTGCTACGAAAGGAGTCCTAGTTCTTTCTCTAACAGCGTACCTGTGGAACAAAAGTGTCGCTATTACCTCAATAACTGGTCGGAAAATCGTTTTTTTAAATACGATCTAAAGCTAGTATGGGATAAAGATCGCGGTTGGCCGTATTTCGGTGCAATTTATCCCAAAAGAATTAGATTAAAGCATTATCAGTATCGTTCTCCTCAACAAATTCAACAACGTTCTCTAATACGTCTTCAGGCTGGTTTTGTACATGAAGCTCAAATTCTCTCAACTTGTAAAAAATCTCCTAACTCACTTAGTCCATTTGCTACAAAACTACTGCCAAGTTATATAAAAGATATATGGAAAAAACGAATAGTTAAGGCATCAGAATTGAATTTTGACTATCATAATGATGTTTATTTAATGAGAGAAGATTTAATGCCGCCGCTTCCCAAGACATACTTTCCTCATATAGAAAATAAATTTAGATACTTAAAGAAGTATATAAACAAAACAACTCTAAACAAATTTCGGTTTTTATTAGGTTACTTATTTTCGTCAAAAAACAAAGACAGGCTTCAATCTAAAAATGATTAA
- a CDS encoding O-antigen ligase, protein MNIDNSWKAGSRISLRVGIVAICIGLILGILAGFQPLVLCLAVAAVILVVCFFTYFEQTVLGLLILRSSLDIFSAQQVPAAFAIGLDGLTILYVVLMLLLGRRIITDKFFWFFAAWVAIQGFWPILTAIGGLELENAFLGDSIREWVRIFSWLMVYLIISQLKGRLHPEQIANTLFFALIIPLFAATLQLTLPPYLLPGFLQTISGSVFEAGSRINGTLGHPNTFTTFLILFIGLTYWKVSQTKRPLFWYLLLIVETFFLVSTKALVGLPMLVVLLMALTVTRLNFKSFVGVVVLFGLFVAIFTSTEFGQEKLATVFETPLLNPNITINDAILTSWYDGNSFNWRLAQWTFLLQEWKLAPFLGYGLGLTTYLGPIGAYAHNDYIRVLVEEGLIGLFFFLVFYVFQFIHLLKLFLSSTNSSKKRFCLVLISLFFSALTGMITENIWSHTTFFFYWWTLLSIARWDWGEFSRGNSLHASY, encoded by the coding sequence ATGAATATAGATAATTCTTGGAAAGCTGGTTCTCGTATATCTCTTAGAGTCGGAATTGTTGCTATCTGTATCGGTTTAATTTTGGGAATATTAGCTGGATTCCAGCCTTTAGTGTTATGCTTGGCTGTTGCAGCCGTTATTTTAGTTGTCTGTTTTTTTACTTACTTCGAGCAGACGGTACTCGGACTATTAATCTTACGTAGCTCACTAGATATTTTCTCGGCTCAACAAGTTCCTGCCGCTTTTGCCATTGGACTTGATGGACTGACAATACTTTATGTAGTATTAATGCTGTTGTTAGGTCGAAGAATTATAACTGATAAGTTTTTTTGGTTTTTCGCTGCTTGGGTAGCAATCCAGGGTTTTTGGCCAATTCTCACGGCTATAGGTGGCTTAGAATTAGAAAATGCTTTTTTAGGTGATAGTATTCGTGAGTGGGTCAGAATATTTTCTTGGCTAATGGTATATTTAATTATCAGTCAACTTAAAGGTCGTTTACATCCAGAGCAGATTGCGAATACCCTTTTTTTTGCATTAATTATTCCTTTGTTCGCTGCGACATTGCAATTAACTTTGCCACCATATCTTTTACCTGGTTTTCTTCAAACAATATCAGGTTCTGTGTTCGAAGCGGGCTCCCGAATTAACGGAACTTTAGGTCATCCTAATACGTTCACGACTTTTTTGATTTTATTTATCGGATTAACATATTGGAAAGTAAGTCAAACAAAACGTCCATTGTTCTGGTATTTACTTTTGATAGTCGAGACTTTTTTTCTAGTAAGTACTAAAGCATTAGTTGGGTTACCTATGCTAGTCGTTTTGTTAATGGCTTTAACTGTAACTCGATTGAATTTTAAAAGTTTCGTCGGTGTAGTAGTTTTATTTGGGTTGTTTGTCGCCATATTTACGAGTACAGAATTTGGTCAAGAAAAGTTAGCAACAGTTTTTGAAACACCTCTGTTAAATCCTAATATCACGATTAATGACGCAATTTTGACATCATGGTATGACGGAAACAGCTTTAATTGGCGACTTGCTCAATGGACTTTTTTATTGCAAGAATGGAAACTTGCTCCCTTTTTAGGTTATGGATTGGGTTTGACAACTTACCTTGGGCCCATAGGTGCTTATGCACATAATGACTACATTAGAGTTCTGGTTGAAGAAGGTCTTATTGGTTTATTTTTTTTCTTAGTATTTTATGTTTTTCAGTTTATTCACTTGCTTAAACTGTTTTTGTCTAGTACTAATTCTTCAAAAAAACGGTTTTGTCTAGTTTTAATTTCATTATTTTTTTCTGCTTTAACAGGTATGATCACTGAAAATATTTGGAGTCACACTACTTTTTTCTTTTACTGGTGGACTTTGCTTTCTATTGCCAGATGGGATTGGGGTGAGTTTTCAAGAGGCAATAGTTTGCATGCCTCCTATTAG
- a CDS encoding oligosaccharide flippase family protein: MSEPKNIKNKVLRGGIFLTLRQLLSSGLSVISMLVIARSLGPEKYGIVVSSLGVFYFLTWTGQMGLNMYLVRQPNLQKKEVEQLVAFYNTVGLAFCGLMWMVTPLFSLWTGVPEVSSILRWLMLAVWLNMVGDVSISMLSRELKFDQVSLVDGISQIANYSLSVSIVLFTGSYWGPLTGIFLQYFIKACWAYTLHPVRFTFWWQWSYLKKIMFYGVPFFVASWVQTLRSLTIPLIITPLAGVEAAGIVGVTLRMVEQLSLLRIVIRQMSISVIAKFIEDSATILRAINQGMNYLALIMVSVCATFACISPWLIPTLFGTEWSQSTKIFPLVAFAASVSAVFDLHQATLHAVGRNNIVTIQNSTYIASLWLICWCLIPALGLWGYAIAEIVALPNYYVSHREFKFLYESPNYWNAALIILTAVPSLLASIFVSPIISFTVLFFSYTTLITINSNLRKILVDLLSIARSKKQKGKLDIV; encoded by the coding sequence ATGTCAGAACCCAAAAATATTAAAAATAAAGTTTTGAGAGGAGGTATTTTTCTTACGCTTCGTCAGCTTTTGTCATCAGGCTTGTCAGTTATAAGTATGCTGGTCATTGCTCGCTCTCTCGGACCTGAAAAATACGGAATAGTTGTCAGTTCGTTAGGAGTTTTTTATTTCTTAACTTGGACAGGTCAAATGGGATTAAATATGTATCTCGTTCGTCAGCCCAACTTACAGAAAAAGGAAGTCGAGCAGTTAGTAGCATTTTATAACACTGTCGGTCTGGCTTTTTGTGGCTTGATGTGGATGGTCACACCGTTATTTAGTTTGTGGACGGGCGTACCAGAGGTTTCCAGTATTTTGCGCTGGTTAATGCTTGCTGTCTGGCTAAATATGGTCGGCGATGTTTCTATCAGCATGTTGTCTCGCGAACTTAAGTTTGACCAAGTTAGCTTGGTTGATGGTATATCTCAAATAGCTAATTATTCGCTTTCTGTTTCAATCGTTTTATTTACTGGAAGTTATTGGGGTCCACTAACAGGTATATTTCTACAGTATTTTATTAAAGCTTGTTGGGCATATACTTTGCATCCAGTGCGCTTTACCTTCTGGTGGCAATGGTCATATTTGAAAAAAATTATGTTTTACGGCGTTCCCTTTTTTGTTGCAAGCTGGGTTCAAACTTTACGCTCCCTAACAATTCCTCTAATTATTACACCTTTGGCAGGGGTTGAGGCGGCTGGAATTGTAGGAGTTACACTGCGGATGGTAGAGCAGCTTTCTCTACTTAGAATTGTTATTCGTCAGATGTCAATTAGCGTAATAGCAAAATTTATAGAAGATTCTGCTACAATTCTACGCGCAATAAACCAAGGTATGAATTATTTAGCTCTGATAATGGTATCGGTTTGTGCCACATTTGCGTGTATATCTCCTTGGTTAATTCCTACATTATTTGGAACAGAGTGGTCTCAAAGTACAAAAATTTTTCCACTCGTAGCATTTGCAGCTTCGGTAAGTGCTGTTTTTGATTTGCATCAAGCTACATTGCATGCAGTAGGAAGAAACAATATAGTCACAATACAAAATTCAACCTATATAGCCTCTTTATGGTTAATTTGTTGGTGTTTGATTCCTGCATTAGGACTATGGGGTTACGCAATTGCTGAAATAGTTGCACTGCCAAACTACTATGTATCTCATCGCGAGTTTAAGTTTTTGTACGAATCTCCAAACTATTGGAATGCAGCTTTGATTATATTAACTGCCGTTCCATCTCTACTAGCTAGCATTTTTGTTTCACCAATTATTAGTTTTACAGTTCTATTTTTTAGCTATACAACTTTAATTACAATCAATTCAAATCTGAGGAAAATATTAGTAGATCTTTTGTCGATCGCACGATCTAAGAAGCAGAAAGGAAAGTTGGACATCGTTTAG
- a CDS encoding polysaccharide biosynthesis tyrosine autokinase, translating to MIRILIVDDQKTAREKIKSIFEAESDIEVVGIATDGYEAIRLAKTLAPDIVLMDLEMPNLDGLAATKLLCLQNLDINVIILTMQDSDDLLIQALNAGAKGYLLKNLSAREIIETVNLIYEGSRFTTSKLNRFGNKVTINIEKEPQKIKAADVTTDVNNKVSKDAYYLETPSVQQRELSSEQENYSFTRPSQPDFSSLLTILKRRYPPALMGFLGVLLGAILYLIFAQRTYQAVASISLEDRQESISELGKDLSSIPGSNEYSPLASQAELITSMPVIRTALDNAAQKKEGYFIRHISPNEVRDNLSVTVVPNTNILEVSYVHQNSELAALILSEIIDTVIAKNTNTIRSEASSVRQFLEREVNEQRQELSQLETSENRYRAQSGIVDLNNQTSNLVNSLNSLETQEQDLLTAIKEQEAKANNLQRITKVNDAESAYIQGKIGQDRQLENLRTQLTDVEAQLAAARSNFTDSNPTVIALQEKRAEILNLYQQQINKVLGEGVTVSPSELAENRLSQEENGISQKVFSELIAIQNQLDANREKLQAIRAEKAKLSDRINSLPANVQSLTELVRQREQANESLQFLQRKLEEASIAEAQLVSNIQIVELAEVPTSPSSPKIPFVLAIALIIGVIFATGIILLLETIDRTLYDGKEIEGQLRIPLLATLPNLLNKTINIAQIKLFLHDKELYEPYRSLLKRLESFSQQDLKVIVISSASAQEGKSTVAAHLGAVAAMLNRRTLIIDAHLNQSSQHYFFQVKHQPGLVEIVTDRLPLEKVVQSTEIPNLSVLAVGSSTGNSCAVVESPSIESLIQKAAMQYDLVIIDAPSTSSNCDAQTLAKYSEGLVMVTRPLYTTTDVLERTVIDLKRNKTPILGFVVNDAGEQKPLLKSDRDGIKQKLPLLLGSSEQTNNSHRNAKEVSQP from the coding sequence ATGATTCGTATTTTAATCGTAGACGACCAAAAAACTGCTAGAGAAAAAATCAAGTCAATTTTTGAGGCAGAATCGGATATAGAAGTAGTTGGCATAGCTACAGATGGTTATGAAGCAATAAGGTTAGCAAAAACGTTAGCTCCCGATATCGTTCTAATGGATTTAGAGATGCCAAATTTAGATGGCTTGGCGGCGACTAAACTACTCTGCCTGCAAAATTTAGATATAAACGTCATAATTTTGACCATGCAGGACAGTGATGATTTATTAATTCAGGCTTTAAATGCAGGTGCTAAAGGTTATTTGTTAAAAAATCTCAGTGCCAGAGAAATTATTGAGACAGTTAATTTGATTTATGAAGGTAGCAGGTTTACTACCTCAAAGCTCAATCGCTTTGGTAATAAAGTAACTATTAATATAGAAAAAGAACCGCAAAAAATAAAAGCTGCAGACGTAACAACCGATGTTAATAATAAAGTGTCTAAAGACGCATATTATTTAGAAACACCATCTGTGCAACAGAGGGAATTAAGCTCAGAACAAGAAAACTATTCATTTACACGACCAAGTCAGCCAGATTTTTCAAGTCTGTTAACCATTCTCAAGCGACGTTATCCACCTGCCTTGATGGGATTTTTGGGGGTGTTATTGGGTGCAATTCTGTATTTGATTTTTGCTCAAAGAACTTACCAGGCTGTAGCTTCAATCAGCTTAGAAGATCGCCAAGAAAGTATTTCTGAATTGGGCAAAGATTTAAGTAGTATTCCTGGCAGCAATGAATATAGTCCTCTAGCCAGTCAAGCTGAATTGATTACTTCTATGCCTGTCATCAGAACCGCTCTTGATAATGCTGCTCAAAAAAAAGAAGGCTATTTTATTAGGCATATTTCTCCTAACGAAGTAAGAGATAACTTAAGTGTAACAGTCGTACCTAATACTAATATTCTAGAAGTAAGTTACGTACATCAAAATTCAGAACTCGCGGCTCTCATTTTAAGTGAAATTATCGATACGGTAATAGCCAAAAATACCAATACTATACGTTCGGAAGCTAGTTCGGTAAGACAATTTTTAGAGCGGGAAGTAAACGAACAACGCCAAGAACTCAGTCAGCTAGAAACATCAGAAAATCGATATAGAGCGCAAAGCGGTATTGTAGATCTTAATAACCAGACTTCAAACTTAGTAAATAGTTTGAATAGTTTAGAAACTCAAGAACAAGATTTATTAACTGCAATAAAAGAGCAAGAAGCTAAAGCAAACAATCTTCAACGGATAACAAAAGTAAACGATGCCGAATCTGCTTATATTCAAGGCAAAATAGGTCAGGATCGTCAGCTAGAAAACTTAAGAACCCAGCTAACAGATGTCGAGGCACAGCTTGCTGCCGCTCGCTCCAATTTTACCGATAGTAATCCTACTGTTATCGCTCTGCAAGAAAAAAGAGCAGAAATTCTTAATTTATACCAACAACAAATTAATAAAGTTTTGGGCGAAGGAGTAACCGTATCGCCCTCTGAGCTTGCGGAAAATAGATTGAGTCAGGAAGAAAATGGAATCAGTCAAAAAGTCTTTAGCGAACTAATTGCCATTCAAAATCAACTAGATGCTAATAGAGAGAAACTACAAGCAATAAGAGCGGAAAAGGCAAAATTAAGCGATCGCATAAATTCCTTACCTGCTAATGTTCAGTCACTTACCGAACTTGTTCGCCAGCGCGAACAAGCTAATGAAAGCTTGCAATTTTTACAGCGTAAATTAGAAGAAGCTAGCATTGCTGAAGCCCAGTTGGTGAGCAATATTCAAATTGTTGAGTTAGCAGAAGTACCAACTTCTCCCAGTTCCCCCAAAATACCTTTTGTATTGGCTATAGCCTTGATAATAGGAGTGATTTTTGCCACTGGGATTATTTTGCTTTTAGAAACGATAGATCGCACTCTGTACGATGGTAAAGAGATAGAAGGTCAATTACGTATTCCTCTCTTAGCTACTTTACCCAATCTTTTAAATAAGACAATAAATATAGCCCAAATTAAGCTATTTTTACATGATAAAGAGCTATACGAACCTTATCGTTCTTTGCTTAAAAGGCTAGAATCATTTTCTCAACAAGATTTAAAAGTAATAGTTATTTCTAGTGCGAGCGCCCAAGAAGGCAAATCAACAGTTGCCGCTCATTTAGGAGCAGTAGCGGCGATGCTAAACAGAAGAACTTTGATTATTGACGCTCATCTAAACCAATCCAGCCAACATTATTTTTTTCAAGTCAAACACCAACCTGGATTAGTAGAAATAGTAACAGACAGATTACCTCTGGAAAAAGTGGTTCAAAGTACTGAGATTCCCAATCTTTCGGTTCTCGCGGTTGGAAGTTCGACTGGCAATTCATGTGCTGTCGTAGAATCACCTTCAATCGAAAGTTTGATTCAAAAAGCAGCGATGCAATACGATCTGGTAATTATCGATGCGCCATCAACAAGCAGTAACTGTGATGCTCAAACATTAGCTAAATACAGTGAAGGATTGGTGATGGTAACGCGACCTTTGTATACTACTACAGATGTTTTAGAGCGAACTGTAATTGACTTAAAAAGAAATAAAACTCCGATTTTAGGTTTTGTAGTCAATGATGCTGGCGAACAAAAACCTTTGTTAAAGAGCGATCGTGATGGTATAAAACAAAAGTTACCATTACTACTTGGTTCGTCCGAGCAAACCAATAATTCCCATAGAAATGCCAAAGAGGTCAGTCAACCATGA
- a CDS encoding glycosyltransferase, which yields MPKVSIIIPSYNAMDFLPRTVRSVLDQTYRDFEIIIVNDGSTDNIENWVNTIDDKRVSLVSQVNQGQSAARNTGIKHSNGEYIAFLDSDDLWDFQKLEKQVQILDNNPEVGFVYSWVSLIDEWDRPLGKVWQTNDEGNVWSKLIEGNIIACGSVPMIRSSCIEVVGLFNKFSFACEDWDFWLRIAAYYPFKVIKEILVYYRASSTSLSRSPSDCIEKKLQTMNESYEVLIERAFDFAPVELKYLKPRSHALAKLSIAWKALKSPGIKYEYVKYYRNQAISCDPCVSASSEFRKFNRAASLVRLLGVQNYEKLKNYLKSLMNFSKKNVS from the coding sequence ATGCCAAAAGTATCAATTATAATTCCATCATATAACGCTATGGACTTTTTGCCTAGAACAGTTCGTAGCGTTCTCGACCAAACTTATCGGGATTTTGAAATTATTATTGTCAACGATGGCAGTACTGATAACATCGAGAATTGGGTTAACACCATAGACGATAAAAGGGTTTCTCTAGTTTCTCAAGTTAATCAAGGACAATCTGCCGCGAGAAATACTGGAATTAAACATTCTAACGGAGAATACATAGCATTTTTAGATTCCGATGATTTATGGGATTTTCAAAAACTCGAAAAACAAGTTCAGATTTTAGATAATAATCCTGAAGTTGGTTTTGTTTATAGTTGGGTTTCACTAATTGACGAATGGGATCGACCTTTAGGAAAAGTTTGGCAAACTAATGATGAAGGAAACGTTTGGTCTAAATTGATTGAAGGAAATATTATCGCTTGTGGTAGTGTTCCTATGATACGAAGTTCTTGTATAGAAGTAGTTGGGCTATTTAATAAGTTTTCCTTTGCCTGCGAAGATTGGGATTTTTGGCTACGTATTGCTGCTTATTACCCTTTTAAAGTAATTAAAGAGATTTTAGTTTACTATCGAGCGAGTTCGACTAGCCTGTCTCGTTCTCCAAGTGACTGTATTGAAAAAAAACTTCAGACGATGAACGAAAGCTATGAAGTTTTGATTGAAAGAGCTTTTGATTTTGCTCCTGTGGAATTAAAATATCTTAAGCCTCGTAGTCATGCTTTGGCTAAACTCAGCATCGCCTGGAAAGCTTTAAAAAGTCCAGGGATAAAATATGAGTACGTCAAATACTACCGTAATCAGGCTATCTCTTGCGATCCTTGCGTCTCTGCTTCTTCCGAGTTTAGAAAATTTAACAGAGCAGCTTCGCTTGTGCGTCTTTTAGGTGTTCAGAATTACGAAAAGCTCAAAAATTATCTCAAGAGTTTAATGAACTTTTCTAAAAAAAACGTTTCGTAA
- a CDS encoding glycosyltransferase — MNFYTQQQFKPKVSVLVPAYNAMKFLPETITSILNQTYQDFEIIIVNDGSSDCIETWVKQLSDERIQLVSQSNQGLASARNKGLIEARGEYIAFIDADDLWLPTKLEKQVQILDNNQDTGLVYTWIALIDEHSKPQGKLRKNYAQGNVWLELTTHNIVECGSVALVRRECFEKVGLFDIDLPFSCSEDWDMWLRIAADYKFGLVKEPLVYYRCHSNNLSSRWQTMDKSFQIVLKKAFDSAPKSLQSYKNRSYGFAKLITAWKALQNSNGDLKAAIKNEQEAIQYYPKIKYTKEYLRFRVAFLFIRLFGLQPYNNFRQSIYRLKVKSTRFLKGI; from the coding sequence ATGAATTTTTATACTCAACAGCAATTTAAACCAAAAGTTTCTGTCTTAGTTCCTGCATATAATGCGATGAAATTTTTGCCAGAGACTATTACCAGTATTCTCAATCAAACCTATCAAGATTTTGAGATAATTATTGTAAATGATGGTAGTTCCGATTGCATAGAAACTTGGGTAAAGCAGTTATCGGATGAGCGGATTCAGTTAGTTTCACAAAGTAATCAGGGTCTAGCCAGTGCCCGTAACAAAGGTTTGATCGAAGCGAGAGGAGAATACATTGCTTTTATAGATGCAGACGATCTTTGGCTGCCCACCAAATTAGAAAAGCAAGTACAGATACTAGATAACAATCAGGATACAGGTTTGGTTTATACGTGGATTGCTTTAATTGATGAACATAGTAAGCCGCAGGGAAAGCTTCGTAAAAATTATGCACAAGGAAACGTCTGGCTCGAACTTACCACTCACAATATAGTAGAGTGCGGCAGTGTAGCTCTTGTTAGACGAGAATGTTTTGAAAAAGTTGGTTTATTTGATATAGATTTGCCTTTTTCTTGTTCTGAAGACTGGGATATGTGGCTGAGGATTGCTGCGGACTACAAATTTGGTTTAGTTAAGGAACCTTTGGTTTACTATCGATGCCATTCAAATAATCTCTCTAGTCGCTGGCAAACTATGGACAAAAGTTTTCAGATAGTCCTCAAGAAAGCATTTGATTCTGCCCCAAAGTCTTTGCAGTCTTATAAAAATAGAAGCTATGGGTTTGCCAAATTAATAACAGCTTGGAAAGCGTTACAAAACTCCAATGGCGACTTAAAAGCTGCCATAAAAAACGAGCAAGAGGCTATTCAATATTATCCAAAAATTAAATATACAAAAGAATATCTTCGTTTTAGAGTAGCTTTTTTATTTATTCGTCTATTTGGGTTACAGCCTTACAATAACTTTCGTCAATCGATTTATAGACTAAAAGTTAAAAGCACTAGATTTCTCAAAGGTATTTAA
- a CDS encoding glycosyltransferase family 4 protein — MKIAVVGVKGIPANQGGIEHYCQELYKNITSRGNTVELYARSNYTKQNSFSSYYCHGVKVISLPSMPWQSFDALLNSFIAAVAATFVRYDIVHFHALGPSLFCWIPRWFSSAKIVVTCHGLDWQRSKWSKLGSSIIYAGERAAVSYAHKLIVVSKYLETYFQQKYELETTYIPTAPALYAKSNLISYTDSLKLKTKKYILFLGRLVPEKRPDLLLEAFKLLDPPNWKLVFVGDTSGTDSFKLKLLSKKNEKIIFTNTLTGTPLADIVRNAGLFVLPSDLEGLPLVMLEAMREGIPVLASDIPPHCQLISKDRGLLFKAGNIHSLVSNLEKALSQPAELNTKAQRAKEYVVNNYSWEKVSYENLMLYVKLSKLLTNNNWQKKSGDRYKQKEHVSRNK; from the coding sequence ATGAAAATAGCGGTTGTGGGAGTAAAAGGTATTCCAGCCAATCAAGGAGGTATCGAGCATTATTGTCAAGAACTATATAAAAATATTACCTCAAGAGGTAATACTGTAGAGCTATACGCTCGCTCTAACTACACCAAACAAAATAGCTTTTCTTCGTATTATTGTCATGGAGTTAAAGTTATTTCTTTACCTTCTATGCCCTGGCAAAGTTTTGATGCTTTATTAAATTCTTTTATAGCGGCAGTAGCTGCAACTTTTGTCAGGTACGATATCGTTCATTTTCATGCACTTGGACCATCCTTGTTTTGTTGGATACCGCGCTGGTTTTCTTCAGCAAAGATAGTCGTTACCTGCCACGGTTTAGATTGGCAAAGATCTAAATGGAGCAAACTTGGTAGCTCGATTATTTATGCTGGCGAGCGTGCGGCAGTTTCATACGCTCACAAACTGATTGTGGTTTCCAAATATCTTGAAACTTATTTTCAACAAAAATACGAGCTTGAAACTACCTATATACCGACTGCTCCCGCATTGTATGCTAAATCAAACTTAATTTCTTATACCGATTCTCTCAAACTCAAAACCAAAAAATATATTTTGTTCCTCGGTAGATTGGTACCAGAAAAACGCCCCGATTTATTACTTGAAGCTTTTAAGCTACTCGATCCACCAAATTGGAAACTAGTTTTTGTCGGCGACACCAGTGGCACTGATAGTTTTAAATTAAAACTGCTCTCTAAGAAAAACGAAAAAATTATTTTTACTAATACCCTTACAGGAACTCCCTTAGCAGATATTGTACGCAACGCTGGTTTATTTGTGCTTCCTTCCGATCTTGAGGGATTACCTTTAGTAATGCTAGAAGCTATGCGAGAAGGAATACCCGTGTTAGCTAGCGATATACCTCCCCATTGCCAACTTATTAGTAAAGATAGAGGTTTGCTGTTTAAAGCGGGAAATATACATTCTTTAGTATCTAATTTGGAAAAGGCTTTATCTCAACCAGCAGAGTTAAACACCAAAGCACAAAGAGCCAAAGAATACGTTGTTAATAACTATAGCTGGGAAAAAGTCAGCTATGAAAATTTAATGTTGTATGTTAAATTATCCAAATTATTAACTAATAATAACTGGCAGAAAAAATCTGGAGATCGCTACAAACAAAAAGAACACGTCTCAAGGAATAAATAA
- a CDS encoding capsular polysaccharide synthesis protein → MLNKTIWLLWLQGWDSAPWLVKQVAESWKINNSDWNIEYVTLENLQTYVDDIDYIYDKTKKIRPQHKADIIRLSLLKNYGGVWADATMLCMQPLGVWVEEAVKPAGLWMYHGHGCGMSGKNGPAIWFIVSEKDSLMINKWKNACDEYWKNRTATNSYLWLDELFRKLFKSDIDFRNKWNLAPHLYCELKGQAHTLARHKRMVSSERNLKKILREKPPYALKLWWKDWQGNFPDVNSFECKNSNGYYALQMSKRKFTFKHKMDSKNSVVFLAKMFVFDVKYFSEQKIKVFVKTYIKKLYPKF, encoded by the coding sequence ATGTTGAACAAAACAATCTGGCTGCTTTGGTTACAAGGATGGGATAGTGCACCTTGGCTGGTAAAACAAGTCGCAGAATCGTGGAAAATAAACAATTCCGACTGGAATATTGAATATGTTACCCTGGAGAATCTTCAAACATATGTTGATGATATAGACTATATATACGATAAAACTAAAAAAATCAGACCTCAACATAAAGCTGATATTATTCGATTAAGCTTATTAAAAAATTATGGGGGTGTTTGGGCTGATGCCACCATGTTATGCATGCAACCGTTAGGCGTATGGGTAGAAGAAGCAGTAAAGCCTGCTGGTTTATGGATGTATCATGGTCACGGTTGTGGAATGAGTGGTAAAAATGGACCAGCCATTTGGTTTATTGTATCTGAAAAAGATTCTTTAATGATAAATAAATGGAAAAACGCATGTGATGAATATTGGAAGAATAGAACCGCGACTAATAGTTATTTATGGCTTGATGAACTATTTAGAAAATTATTTAAATCCGATATAGATTTCAGGAATAAATGGAACCTCGCACCTCACTTGTATTGTGAATTAAAAGGGCAAGCCCATACACTGGCTCGCCACAAACGAATGGTATCAAGCGAGCGCAATTTAAAAAAGATTCTTCGAGAAAAACCTCCATACGCACTTAAATTATGGTGGAAAGATTGGCAAGGTAACTTTCCAGATGTGAATAGCTTTGAATGTAAAAACTCAAATGGATACTATGCTTTACAAATGTCGAAAAGAAAATTTACATTTAAACACAAAATGGATTCTAAAAACTCTGTAGTTTTTCTTGCGAAGATGTTTGTATTTGATGTCAAGTATTTCTCAGAGCAAAAAATCAAAGTGTTTGTTAAAACATACATAAAAAAGCTCTACCCGAAATTTTAA